From the genome of Methanothrix soehngenii GP6:
CTATATCGACAATATTGTTGAGCCCGACAATGACCCACATTGGCTAAATATGGAGGGTGCATTTACAAAGGTTGCAATAAGTGTCCAGGATGCGGTGGCGGGCGATCACACTACATATGAGATTGGGGTTGTGGCAGCATGACTATTGCAGATACGGTGCCTTATGCAAGCGTATTGGAGTCGAATGATTATTTCGATGCAACAGATAACCACATGTATTGCAGCGAATGGAATTTTACCACACCGGGAGCTACTGCACAAGTCACAACACATATGTCACTGCCGCTGGCTGAAAGGCTAACTTTTGTTGCGAAAGATCCGGGCATCGCGGGCAATCTGGTAAGTGTTACTTGTGAGACTGGAACGGGTCCGGGTGGCGCTTTAACAATTGTGGTTACGGGCACGCATATTTTGATACAAATGGCGACTGGCGGAAGCGCAACCTATCAGATCAGGACTTTGATGCTGGCTACGCCTGCTGTTATGGCCCTGTTAAGCGATGTCATAAAGTATGGAAATACGACGTATAGTGATCATAGTGCTGTCTTTTTGTATGGCGGTGCAGATCCTTATGTAGCGCCAAAGTTGCCCTGTTTGTGCGAAGCTACCAGGAAGATCGATGGGCTGAATTTAGCGGGCAAGAAAGTTTTGACTACGCAAGTCAATCAATTTCCAAGAATTTATACTAAGCCTGATGGTACTGAATATACACAAAGTGCGGTTCCTGAAGATGTGAAACAGGCTTGCTGCGAGGAAGCGCTGGCTATCCTAAAATATGGAAATACTTCGAGGTATAAGCTTAAGCTTGAAGGTGTTGCGAACTTTAGCGTTGGGTCAATTTCTGAGACTTTTGATGGCAAGGTGTCTGCACTACTTAGTAAAGAAGCTGTCCGCATTATGAAAAAATATCTTGGTAAAAGTTATGCTATGAGGCGGTAAGATGGTTGTTACAACGCCTTCTAGCATATCTTTCTACTTGAATACGCCGGTTGTTCTTTCCGACAGCAATAGCGAATATTATGGTACTGCGCCTTATTTTTCTACAGCCATTAATTTAATGGTGCGGTGGGAAGATCTTACAAAAGAAATTGTGGGTCTGACGGAAACTTATGAACCGATTAATGCAGTTGTAAGTTCTGATGTTTTTATCGATTTTGATTTGACTTACAAATTGCGGTTCTTTATAAAAGAAGGGAAGCCGTATTGGATCAAGCAAGTGAAGGTTGTGCCTAATCTGGATGGCGGCATAGATTATTATCAGTATTTTGTGGTTAGAATAGCGCATTTTTAGAATAGCGCATTTTCCGTAAAAGTGTTTACTTTTATTATATTGAATATAAGTTCTTTTTTGGAATTGGGGAGCTTATATTTCAGTCTGTTATTACCTACCTGAAGCTAAGGAAAAAGGCAAAAATTTATTTTTGTCTTTTTATCCAAAGCTTTTAATATTTTTTTTATAGAAAAAGGTAATACTATTAGGAGAAAAAAACGTGACAGTGAATATGGATGCAGCTATTTGTTTCAAATTGGAGTCCGAATTGAAGGACTTCCTGGAAGATATGGCCGATAGCAAGGATATGGATCTATCAAAATATTGTAGGTACGTGATAGGTATCGGTTTAGATGAAATATATAAAAGAAATTTGAAAATAAGAGAATTGGAAATACAATTATAAAAAAGAAATAATATTAATTGCATAAGGGCGCTACGAACGCTCCCATGCATTTTTAAAATGGTGGTCTTATATATGGTAAATGAACTTAGTACTATAAAAAGCTTTTGGTCCATCTTCGATGAACTTATTTGCATAGACGGACAGCCAATACAAAAGCCCGAAATGGGCTACAACGAAGCATTTTTAAAACATTTCTGTCCCTGGCTATTTTAATGCTTTCAACCATAAACTATATATACTAGAAAGTTAATTACTTTTTAGAAAAATATATTTTTATATGAGGAATTGTATATGACAAAGGAAAAG
Proteins encoded in this window:
- a CDS encoding DnaT-like ssDNA-binding protein, whose product is MTIADTVPYASVLESNDYFDATDNHMYCSEWNFTTPGATAQVTTHMSLPLAERLTFVAKDPGIAGNLVSVTCETGTGPGGALTIVVTGTHILIQMATGGSATYQIRTLMLATPAVMALLSDVIKYGNTTYSDHSAVFLYGGADPYVAPKLPCLCEATRKIDGLNLAGKKVLTTQVNQFPRIYTKPDGTEYTQSAVPEDVKQACCEEALAILKYGNTSRYKLKLEGVANFSVGSISETFDGKVSALLSKEAVRIMKKYLGKSYAMRR